From the Deinococcus aetherius genome, the window GGTCCACTTGAAGCGGTGCTGACGTTTGATGAAGATGGTGTCCCAGGCGCGCTCGCGCTCATGCTGCACGGGGTCGGGCATGTCGAGCGGCGAGTACAGCCGGGACCACGGGGCGGGCGGATCGAAGGGCGGGTGCGGCTTGATGAAGGAGGTGAAGCACACGAACGGCTCGTCGCTTCCGGCCCGCTCGCGCAGGAATTCCACCGTCTTGCGGCCCGTCCAGGCGGTCGTGTGCAGGTGCTCGGGGAGTTGCGAGGGCTGCGGCACGTAATACAGCTCATGCCGCAGGCCGTGGGGTTCCTCCACGTGCCCGAAGCCCGCCGCGAACAGGTCCTGGAGAAACTCGTCCTCCTCGACGCTCCCCGGAATCTCCTCCGACAGCCACAGGCGCCGGAAGCCGTGCCCCTCGCGCACGGGCTCGAAGTGCATCTTGCCGATGGCCTGGGTGAAGTACCCGGCGTCCGCGAGCAGGCGCGGGAAGGTCGGGACGCCCGGGCGCAGGGGCGTGTAGTTGTCGAAGACCCCATTGCGGTGCGGGAGCTGCCCGGTCAGGAACACCGCGCGGGCGGGCACGCACACGGGCGACTCGGTGTACGCCTTGCGGAGCGACACGCCCTCGCGCACCAGCCGGTCGAGGTGCGGCGTCTGGAGGACCGGGTGGCCGTGCGCCCCGATCATGTCGTGGCGCATCTGGTCCGCCATCAGGATCAGGATGTTGGGGCGTTTCAGGGGAGTTCCGCCGCTCACGACTTCACCGCCCCCGCCACACCCTCGACGAAGGCGCGCTGGAACAGCACGAACACCAGGATCACCGGGAGCAGGCAGAGGGTGGCCGCCGCCGCGAGCGCCGTCCAGTCCACCGGGTTCTCGCCGAAGAACGAGTAGATGCCCACGCCCAGGGTCCGCAGTTCCGGCCGGGTGAAGGTCAGCACGAGCGGCAGCAGGAAGGCGTTCCAACTGGAGATGAACTCCAGGATGGCGACGGTGGCGATGATGGGCCGCGCCAGGGGCAGCATGACGTACAGGAACATCTGGAAGATGTTGGTGCCGTCCACCAGTGCGGCCTCCTCCAGCTCGCGCGGCAGGCTGGCGAAGTACGCGGTGAACATGAACACGTACAGGACGAAGCCGGTGCCCGTGAGGGCGAGCGTCACCCCGCCCAGGGTGTTGTTCAGCCCCAGCCGGCCCACCAGGTCGTAGATCGGGATGACGGTGTACCCCTGCGGCAGGAAGAGCGTCGCGCCGAGCAGGGCCAGCAGCGGCAGGCGCCCGGGGAAGGTGCGGCGCCCCAGCGCGAAGCCCGCCAGCGCCGTCACCAGCGTGACGATCACGACCGTGGACAGCGAGACCACCAGCGAGTTCAGGAAGTAGCGCGAGAAGTTGCCGAGTTCCCAGGCGCGCTGGAGGTTCTCCAGGGTGGGCGTGGCCGAGAAGAGCGCGAGCGGGGCGCGCTGCGCTTCCACGGCGGGCCGGAAGGTGGAGGCCAGCATCCACACGAAGGGCGAGACCCACAGCAGCAGCACTGCGATGAAGGAGACGTGCAGCAGGAGTCGCCAGGGGTTGAAGGGGCGGGGCACACGGCCCACCCGGCGCGGAATGGTCGCGGTCGTGGTCATAACACCCTCTCCCGGCGGCGCGCGGCCCGGGTGGCGAGCGCCTGCACGGCGATGATCGCCAGGTTGGTCACGCCGAAGATCACCCCGGCGGCGGAGGCGTACCCGAAGCGCGGCACCCCGAGTTCGGCGCTGAAGGCGAGGCGGTAGATGTAAGTACTCACCACGTCGGTGGAGTACAGCGGCCCGCCCGCCGTCATCACCCGCACGAGGTCGAAGACGTTCAGGCTTTGCAACAGGGCCAGCACCAGGATCGTGAGCGCGACCGGGCGCAGCAGCGGCAGGGTCACGAAGCGCAGAATCTGCGTGCCCGTCGCCCCGTCGAGCCGCGCGGCCTCGTACAGCTCGGCGGGGACGCTCTGCAACCCGGCCAGCCAGTAGATCATCTTGATCCCGAAGGTCTTCCAGATGCCGATGGCGATCAGGGTGGGCAGCGCGAGCGACACCGTGCCCAGGAAGTTGACCGGCCGGTCCACCAGCCCGCTCCCCAGCAGGGCGGTATTCACCGCGCCGCCGATGGGGGAGAGCATCACCGCGAGGACCACCCCGACGACAGCGGTGGTCGTCACGACGGGCAGGAAGAAGAGGGTGCGGTAGACGGTGCGTCCGCGCAGGGTGGGGTCGTTCAGCGCGACGGCCACCAGCAGGGCCAGCGGCACCTGGAGGATCACGACGCCCAGGGTGTACTTCCAGGTGTTGCCGAAGGCCTTCCAGAAGAGGCCGTCCCCGGTCACCTCGCGGTAGTTCCCCATGCCCACGAACTGCTGGGGCCAGCCGAGGCCGTCCCAGTTGAAGAGAGAGAAGTACAGGCTCGCCAGGGTGGGCCACAGCACGAAGCCCAGGTACAGCAGCACCATCGGCGCCAGGAAGAGGTAGCACCACCCCACGCCGCGCGGGTCGAGGAAGGGCCGCTTCCGGCGCGCGGGGCCAGGACGCGCCGCGCGGTCGAGGGAGGCGTTCGTCATGGCCCGCGCCTCACTTGCAGGCGGGCAGGCCGCGGTAGTCGGCGAGGGTGAAGTTCTTGCGGGCGTTGTAGTTCGGGAAGATCAGCAGCTCGCGGCAGACCTTGGCCCCGTCCGCCCGGGCGGTGGCGATGGCCTTGTCCAGGGCCGCGTTGTACGCCGCGTCGTAGCGCGCCGCGAGGTCCGCGTAGTTGCCCTGCCCCTGGATCGCGGCCTTCTGGATGTCGATCAGGCTGGGCTGCGGCGCGACGAAGGCGGCCTGCACGGCGGACCAGTCTGGGCTCCGCAGCAGCGGGTCGGGGCGCAGCACCCCTTCAACGTCGAACACCGCGTTGAGGGGGGCCGCGACCGGGTTGGCGGCGTTGATCTGCCGCTGCGAGAGCCGCACGGCCGGGATGAAGCCCCCAAGCTGCCCCTGGTTGGCCCGTAGGACCTTCTGCGCCACGTCCGCGTTGTACAGGTAGTCGAGGAGTTTCCAAGCCTCGTTAGGGTATTTCGTCTTGGCGGTGATCCCCAGGAAGCCCAGGGCCGGTTCGTACGGCAGCCTGGTGGTCGCGGCGGCCGTCGAACTGGGCACCGGCGCCAGGCCGAAGTCGTTCAGGCCGAGCTTGAAGTCGTTCACGAGGGCGGCCACCTGGGCGGGCTTGGCGAGCATCATGGCGATCTGGCCGCGCCCAAAGCCTGCGGGCAGGTCGTAGTTCGCCTCCCAACCGGGCACGATAGACCTGTCCGTCAGGTTCATCTGGCGCAGCACGT encodes:
- a CDS encoding carbohydrate ABC transporter permease, which encodes MTTTATIPRRVGRVPRPFNPWRLLLHVSFIAVLLLWVSPFVWMLASTFRPAVEAQRAPLALFSATPTLENLQRAWELGNFSRYFLNSLVVSLSTVVIVTLVTALAGFALGRRTFPGRLPLLALLGATLFLPQGYTVIPIYDLVGRLGLNNTLGGVTLALTGTGFVLYVFMFTAYFASLPRELEEAALVDGTNIFQMFLYVMLPLARPIIATVAILEFISSWNAFLLPLVLTFTRPELRTLGVGIYSFFGENPVDWTALAAAATLCLLPVILVFVLFQRAFVEGVAGAVKS
- a CDS encoding carbohydrate ABC transporter permease, whose protein sequence is MTNASLDRAARPGPARRKRPFLDPRGVGWCYLFLAPMVLLYLGFVLWPTLASLYFSLFNWDGLGWPQQFVGMGNYREVTGDGLFWKAFGNTWKYTLGVVILQVPLALLVAVALNDPTLRGRTVYRTLFFLPVVTTTAVVGVVLAVMLSPIGGAVNTALLGSGLVDRPVNFLGTVSLALPTLIAIGIWKTFGIKMIYWLAGLQSVPAELYEAARLDGATGTQILRFVTLPLLRPVALTILVLALLQSLNVFDLVRVMTAGGPLYSTDVVSTYIYRLAFSAELGVPRFGYASAAGVIFGVTNLAIIAVQALATRAARRRERVL
- a CDS encoding ABC transporter substrate-binding protein gives rise to the protein MRRPILTLALAALAGSPALAQKVTLNFWTNGTSAEQAFFETLMRDFEKANPNIDVRVQTIGTPQYLNAVQLAFRSGNQPDVLRAQGNFFNLALPLAKWVDQGWLLPIDRYVTAGVITRYPKGAVENSLTTVNGKRYSLPMQRPGTSGLAVLVYNKKMFQEAGLTRPPRSWAELRSYAKKLTDTGKGRYYGLGLETGDPRVTFLAARGGFVGDHTGALDYTAGRYNAEHPAMAAAVDVLRQMNLTDRSIVPGWEANYDLPAGFGRGQIAMMLAKPAQVAALVNDFKLGLNDFGLAPVPSSTAAATTRLPYEPALGFLGITAKTKYPNEAWKLLDYLYNADVAQKVLRANQGQLGGFIPAVRLSQRQINAANPVAAPLNAVFDVEGVLRPDPLLRSPDWSAVQAAFVAPQPSLIDIQKAAIQGQGNYADLAARYDAAYNAALDKAIATARADGAKVCRELLIFPNYNARKNFTLADYRGLPACK